Below is a genomic region from Candidatus Anaeroferrophillus wilburensis.
GGAAGTAGCCGGGGCCGCCAAAGCCGCTGCCGGGTACGGCCAGAATATTGAATGTCTGCAGGGTGCGGACAAACTCCACATCATCCTCCAGCGGGCTTTTGGGGAACAGGTAGAAAGCCCCGGCCGGTTTGGCGACCGTAAAACCGGCTTCAACCAGACCGGTATAGAGCAGATCACGCTTCTGTTGATACAGTGAAATATCGACTGATCTGCCCTGAAACCTGGCCACTAAACGCTGCATGATGCCGGGTGCATTGACAAAGCCGAGAATCCGGTTGCAGAACAGGAAACCGGAAGTCAGTTGAGCAAAATCATCCGCCGCTGGATTGAGGGCCAGAAAACCGATCCGTTCACCGGCCAGGGAAAGGTCTTTGGAATAGGAGTTGGCGATGATGCTGTTGGCATAAAAGGGGAAAATGGGTGGTACCGCGGCGCCATCATAAATAATTTTGCGATAGGGTTCGTCAGAAATCAGGTAGATGGTCTGGCCGGTTTCCGCCGATTTGCGGGCCAGCAGCTCCCCCAGGGCCTTGATTTGAGCTTCGGGGAAGATGGCGCCGGTGGGGTTGTTGGGCGAGTTGATGATCACCGCCCTGGTTTTAGCGGTAATCTCCGCTTCAATGGTATCCATATCCAGGGTGAAATCAGGAAGGGTGGCGACAGTTTTCAAAAAGCCACCGTGGTTGTCAACATAAAAGTTGTATTCAACAAAATAGGGCCGGGGAGCAATGACTTCATCACCGGGATTAAGAATGGCTTTGAAAATGACATTCAGCGCCCCGCCGGCACCACAGGTCATGACAATAGCGTTGGCCCCGACTTTGGTCTGCTGCTCCGTGCTGAGATAGTCGGCTACCGCTTGTCTGGTTTCAGGATAACCGGAGTTTGGCATGTAGCCGTATTTCATCGGCTGCTTCTCCTGGATAATCTTAAGCAGTTCCGCTTCCACTTCCGGCGGTGGACTGAGGTCCGGATTGCCGAGGGTGAAATCGAAAACGTTTTCCGCTCCCAGTTTGGCTTTCAGGGCGGCCCCCTCTTCAAACATTTTTCTGATCCATGAGGATCGTTCCATAAAAGCGGTGATGCGGTTGGCAATCGGCATGATTATTTTCCTTCCTGAACTAAAAAATTGCTTATAGTCTGGATAACCTGATCCATCTGTTCTGTCGTGCCGATGCTGATCCGGATGCCCTGATCCAGGGGCGGGGCGGCAAAGTAGCGAACCAGGATATGATGGTCAGCCAGAAATTGATAGAGGTCTGCGGCCTTGAACCCGGCCGGTGGGATGGTGAAGATGAAATTGGTCCGGGAAGGGAATACCGTGAACCCATGTTCAGCAAGCAGGTGGCCGAATTCCTGCCGTACTTTTTTCACCCGGCCGACGGTTTCTTTTAAGTAACTTTCGTCAAGCAGAGCCGCAGTGGCCGCCTCCTGGGCCAGGAGATCAAGGTTATAGCTGTCCCGGGCTTTATCCATTTCGACAATAATTTCCGGGGCGGCGAAAGCCAGTCCAACCCGCATGGCGGCCAGGGCATACGACTTGGAAAAGCTGCGGGTCACCACCAGGTTTTTGCACTCGGCCAAAATCCCCAAGGCGCTTTCTTCGGCAAAATCAACATACGCTTCATCAGCGACCAGGATGCCATCCAGGCAGTCAGCCAGTTTTTTGATATAGCCGTTGCTGAATGAAAAGCCGTAGGGGGCATGGGGGGTGGTGAGGTAGAAAAGCTTTATGCCGGTAGTGTCAATACGCTGCTCGGGCTTTTCCCGGTTGAGGGGGAAAGCCCGGGGAAGTCCGCCCCTGATCCTGGTCAGTACCGGATAGAGCGAATAGGAGGGTTCAAAAAACCCCACCGATTCTCCGGGATCGACAAAGGTGTCCAGCAGGATCCGCAGCAGATCATCGGAGCCGTTGCCGGCCAGCACCTGCTCCGGGTTCAACCCGTAAACCCGGGCTGCGGTTTGTCGCAGCTGATCGCTCACCGGGTCAGGGTAGAGCCGGAAGCGATCGCAGCTTTCAACCGCCCGCCGGATAGCCGCTGCCACCATCGGGGAGGGCGGGTAGGGGTTTTCATTGGTATTCAGCTTGATGATCTGCTGGTTTCTGGGTGGCTGAAAACCGGGTGTATAGCCGGCCATCGTGCTGATGGCCGGGCGAACATGGCGATTGCTCATAGCAGCTTTGCCGCTTCCTTGGCAAAATAGGTGAGGATCAGATCGGCTCCGGCCCGTTTGATGGCCAGCAGTGATTCCAGCATGACTTTGGTGCCGTCAATCCAGCCCAGTTGGGCAGCCGCTTTGATCATTGAAAACTCGCCGCTGACATTGTAAGCCGCCAGGGGATGGTCAAACTCCTCACGCATCAGCCGGATAATATCGAGATAAGGCAGAGCCGGCTTCACCATGATCATATCGGCGCCTTCCTGGATATCAAGTTCCGCTTCCCGAATGGCTTCCCTGACATTGCCGGGGTCCATCTGGTAGCTCTGGCGGTCGCCGAACTGGGGCGGTGATTCAGCAGCATCGCGAAAAGGGCCGTAAAATGCCGAAGCATACTTGACCGCATAGGCCATGATCGGCGTTTCGGCAAAGCCTTCTTCATCCAGGGCTTCCCGGATGACACCCACCCGGCCGTCCATCATATCGGAAGGGGCGACCATGTCGGCGCCGGCCTTGACGTGGGAAACTGCCTCCCGGGCAAGCAGCTCAAGGGTGGGATCGTTGAGGATTTCACCATTCTGGACAATGCCGCAGTGCCCATGGGAGGTATATTCGCAAAGGCAGACATCGGTAATGATCTGGACATCACTGGTGGTTTCCTTGACCGCCCGGATAGCCCGCTGAATGATTCCCTGATCATCATAGGCCCCGCTGCCCACTTCATCCTTGTGTTCCGGAATGCCGAAGAGAATGACGGCCGGAATGCCCAGCGATTGCACTTCGGCCATCTCCTTGACCAGCATATCAATGGAAAGCTGGTAATTGCCGGGCATGGAGGATATTTCCTTTTTTACCCCTTGTCCCGGACAGACAAAGAGAGGGTAGATGAGATCATCAACGGACAGCCTGGTTTCCCGGACCATGCGGCGAATCTGGCTGTTGGCCCGTAAACGTCGTGGACGATAGGAAGGAAAATACATGTCCTAAACTCCTGTACTTTGTTGTTTGTTGGGGACGTTGTTAAATTGTTAAATTACAATAACGCAATTTAACAATTTAACAACGTCCCCGATTGGTTGAGCCAGGTTTTCATGGCGTCAATGAGGCCTTCAAC
It encodes:
- a CDS encoding pyridoxal phosphate-dependent aminotransferase codes for the protein MPIANRITAFMERSSWIRKMFEEGAALKAKLGAENVFDFTLGNPDLSPPPEVEAELLKIIQEKQPMKYGYMPNSGYPETRQAVADYLSTEQQTKVGANAIVMTCGAGGALNVIFKAILNPGDEVIAPRPYFVEYNFYVDNHGGFLKTVATLPDFTLDMDTIEAEITAKTRAVIINSPNNPTGAIFPEAQIKALGELLARKSAETGQTIYLISDEPYRKIIYDGAAVPPIFPFYANSIIANSYSKDLSLAGERIGFLALNPAADDFAQLTSGFLFCNRILGFVNAPGIMQRLVARFQGRSVDISLYQQKRDLLYTGLVEAGFTVAKPAGAFYLFPKSPLEDDVEFVRTLQTFNILAVPGSGFGGPGYFRLAYCIDDASIKRSLPVFKKVGEKFFG
- the hemB gene encoding porphobilinogen synthase, whose product is MYFPSYRPRRLRANSQIRRMVRETRLSVDDLIYPLFVCPGQGVKKEISSMPGNYQLSIDMLVKEMAEVQSLGIPAVILFGIPEHKDEVGSGAYDDQGIIQRAIRAVKETTSDVQIITDVCLCEYTSHGHCGIVQNGEILNDPTLELLAREAVSHVKAGADMVAPSDMMDGRVGVIREALDEEGFAETPIMAYAVKYASAFYGPFRDAAESPPQFGDRQSYQMDPGNVREAIREAELDIQEGADMIMVKPALPYLDIIRLMREEFDHPLAAYNVSGEFSMIKAAAQLGWIDGTKVMLESLLAIKRAGADLILTYFAKEAAKLL
- the hisC gene encoding histidinol-phosphate transaminase: MSNRHVRPAISTMAGYTPGFQPPRNQQIIKLNTNENPYPPSPMVAAAIRRAVESCDRFRLYPDPVSDQLRQTAARVYGLNPEQVLAGNGSDDLLRILLDTFVDPGESVGFFEPSYSLYPVLTRIRGGLPRAFPLNREKPEQRIDTTGIKLFYLTTPHAPYGFSFSNGYIKKLADCLDGILVADEAYVDFAEESALGILAECKNLVVTRSFSKSYALAAMRVGLAFAAPEIIVEMDKARDSYNLDLLAQEAATAALLDESYLKETVGRVKKVRQEFGHLLAEHGFTVFPSRTNFIFTIPPAGFKAADLYQFLADHHILVRYFAAPPLDQGIRISIGTTEQMDQVIQTISNFLVQEGK